A region of the Myripristis murdjan chromosome 10, fMyrMur1.1, whole genome shotgun sequence genome:
AATAGTGATGGGTCGTTTGCGAACGGaccggctcctgattgggagctgtgttttttttttttccaggagccgaatttttttttttttctgcgaaaaccgcacgtgattggtcaagatgtggggtaccgtctgtctctgctgagcgCTTCACCCCGAACcggcattacacacacacacacacacacatacatacacgcacacacacacacacacacatacacacacacacacacacacacacacacacacacacacacgcacgcactcacactcTCCTCCATATGTGATGGTTGGTGTACTTTGATGCTGCACAATGCAGCAactgatttattcagaaaattaaatatttttggttccattattgcttgtgttgatttctttttgcatgctactatattttcactcttatatggcaatatatcaagaaaatccatagaaacaaaagagctttagatttagagcaacagtgtgtaaatgatatacacaaGTATGTGATACAATGggagatgtgtttgtgatgtgagacaaatgcttgcttttgagatgtgtttacaatattttgaatactgtgtttCAGTTTGCAGTAGATAGGgcgcattttgcattttgtgttagcagtagttggatttgtgtgtaaagttttgagaaaaagacacagagctttgaaaatgtgtgtaagcaattgaaaaaaactgtaagcaaCACCAGAgagtcagcctctctctcttctctcataAAGGTAGATGTACAGAGTGTAGATAGGGACAATACAGAGCTATATTATAGATATTTTCTGCAGTTAATCTCCCTCCTTGgctaaatatgacagaggaagCTTTACGTATATCCTGCTCTCCAGGCCCCAGATGCGTAAGGTGAAGCCCAGTAAACGGCGCCAGcctgtcctctcctccactcGGAATGACCTGGACTCTCACCTGACTCTGTAAGACCTCAGACCTGCAACTGCAGCTCCATGTTCTGCTAAGAATTTGAAAACACAATATAGCAATAGAaaaactttgattttatttattttacttatcatgttatttttttgtgattcacTGTTCAATAACGCTGAAATATGCGCTGAAGGATCTGGTCTCAAAAAGTgagatgatgatgtcagccaAAAACTGTGAATGTGAGTTGTCTTTTCCAGAGTactttatcttattttattttatttatttatgaccaGGTTTGTATTCATCTTTTTGTTTCCAGAAGGTTAGGCTATTTAATCATGTTTACATCAAACAAAATGTACAGTGAATTGTTTATCCTTTCGCTTTCCCAATGTTGGATAAATCATTTCGGGAGCGTTGGGGTCATTAAGTGATACCTATTTGCAAAGAACTGTCAGCTGAAATTGATGTGAGATTTGTCTGTGCTCCACAGGCTGTCTTTGATTGAGGAGGATAATATGGAAGAAGAGCCTGAGATCGAGGACTTTGAAAGCGACTCTGACCATGATACTCACTTCTCAATggtaataaaatataaatgtcaaGAAGTAAATCTCAGTAAAGCGTGGacagtgttgtgtttcagtCTACCCATGTTTGTTCCTATGATTCTTTTCAAACTGTCATCCCCAGTCAGTAATCACCATAAGACCAATaaccacaaatacaaacaaaaactcattttcaGAATATTAgttatttttctaatttattgAAAAGATCCTAATATCACATATTGTATACATGTTACTACTGATTCAAGCTGATATGGGCCTTCAATATATAAATAGTAACACGTAAAATGTTGTGATAAAAATATTAAGGAGTGTATCTCTGGTCATGCTTTGTTCCTCTCTGTTTTGCCCTGCAGCCTTCGACCCATTACACCTCAAACAGTTTACTGGAGGACCTTTTCTAGTTGGAGCTCAGAGGCCAGCAGCACGTCAGGACAATATCTCCTCTGAAGTATTTAGGTTACCACATTTTGTAGTTCTACTGGATTTCAATGGTTTAAATACATTTgagtgtacaaaatattagggtGATCTACTCTTTGCATAAAATATGCCGACAAGGAAACCCGTCCTGAAATAAAATGGATGCAGTTCAATCTCAataatttattacttttttgtcACTCATTGTAGCAATTCTGTTATGGCAGTTTTCATCATAACCTCCAGAAATGTGGCTGGctattaatgttaaaaaaaaaaaaaaaaaaaaaaaggaaacaatgcTGGCCAGGTTTATGTGTTCACAtaatgtgtctttgttttggaCATGACTTATCTTCTGCCTTTTTTCTATGTCATGATAATGTTCCTCTGATGGTACAGATGGCATTGTGTTTCATAATATCCTGCATTGTTGTTTACTgctggcttttgttttttgacaaacaCTTATTAATAATTTCAAGTGTAATAAAACAGACCTTTTGAGCATAGCAACTGTGTCATTAATGTGGTCAGAAGGTGAGGAAATAAATCCACAGTGTAATAATGTAGAAAACATGGAGGTCTGATAATACCAGGTGCATCCAGATATGCCGAAGGGGCATTAATTCACAAATGTGACAGACGCTCAGTACCAAGGTTATtttagttaactaaaactaaacttaaaactaaaactaggtgtgaaaaaacattttagctaactggaaaaaaaaaaaaaaaaaaaaaaaaaaaacctagacaaaaaaactgacaatattgtgttcttacaaaactaacataaaatatacagaaaatgtctttagtttttgtctgTCAATTTGGTGAAATAAGCATGAGGAGATGTCTGGTGATGTTGAAGACTGGGCGATCAACATGACTGAGCCAGCTGTCTTTACAAAGTGTATTGTAATACCTATTCTGAGCATATTAAATCTTGTCTCTGACAAAAAATAACCTccatattacaataataaaaaaagtaaagctAATACTGagtaatatgaaaaacaaaacaaaaaccaaactgaaacaagcaaactcaCTGGAAACTAAActggaaacaaaaattaaaaatgaaataaaaactaatgaaaaatacaaaactataatgaCTTCAGTACACAACAGAATATGCTGATTGGATGGGTAGAGCCAGTTACCAACATATTCTGAATATACACAGCAGTGGGTAGTGATTCTTATTTAATAATGAATGGAGTCCATGCATATCTATCCAGAAATGTGTCACTCATTTTCACCAAGCCagataaatatacatatttccAGAAAGCATTAtttttagggatttttttttcttttcttttcttttaactcAGATGAGCTTAATGTCCCTTTCTGTGCTGTATGGATTTAAATCATAACACATTTTACATGACAGATGGTTGAACTTCATGGTCAGCCTGTAAACTCCGGGTCTCTGCACTGTGTTTGGGTTCAGGTTCGGGTCACTCACTGATACGAAACCCAATCACAGCTTTTCGCGCCAGTCCTGCTAAACAGGGCGGAAGTTTCTTGGGTCACATGGCCACGCCATTGCCGCAACTTTCGCGCCACAGCGAAGGCCCGCCTCTCGCGGCAGCAGAAcgggctgtgattggctgctgaagACGTCAGACTCGCGCCAGTTTTTGCACCGGGACCGGAGATCTCCAGCAGTAAGTTTTCTCGTCTTCAGCGGTAGTGAGGGGACAAAAACGTCTATTTTAAAGTTGTATTTGACTCACAGTTCACCTGGGCTTTTGGATTCAGCTACTTGATCCGCCTGTCAACATTTGCGGCCATGGCTCCTAAGGATTATGCGGCTGAAAAAGGTAACGACTTGAGTTTCATAAAACACCTTAACTAACTGCATGGCAGCGGCAGTGAAACCTAAGTTACTACACTTAGCACCGGAATACGTGCTCGAAAATGTTCTGTGAAACACTAGTCAAGGTATATATTTACATGGCACAACATGGAGTGCATAAAGTCAAGCAGCTAAAACATAAATGAGAAACTGTGtcctttttgcagtgaaaggtGGGTAATGTAACGTTACTCTGAAATGTCACTGGTACATCTCGtgttcttttcttcctttgcaCCATTCATTTGACTTGGATCACAAGCTAAGTGAAACACCTAAAGTGTGCTGCGGTATTTTTGCTGTGTATATTCAACACTTTGTACCAGGGAGCCGATGCCCCGTGTGAGTTGCATGAACTTAGTGCAAACTAGTGGCAGCCCTGCAGCATTGTCGTGTGGACTTGTGACGACAAGTGACCCGGATGGATCTGCTTAAACAAAGGACAAGGCGCCAGTGTGCCAGCACATGGCCAATGCCCAAAACTAACTAGCATTTTAGTAGTGTTAGTAAACTGGAGCAGCTGTTTTCTGCAGACACATAGCCTTAGATTGCTCACTGCTTCTCCGCCAACAGTTGACACCGGCAGTTATAGCAGCAGGAGACAAGTCCTCGCCATTTAAACATTAACTTTACACACACTAGTCGTAAAGTAACTTTCTTAGTAATGGTAACCAAATGTGACTATGTGCATGGTTAGCAGGTTCCTGGGGCTCGATTCAGGACAAACTTCGCCATTAACTAACACGCCGAAATAAGCAATTGTGTGCTTGACAAAATAATGTACATTGATGTTAGCTCTAATAACAAGATACACGATAAGGCACCAGGAAGTTGTTTCCCCCAAATTTAAAACTCCGTTTGTAAAACCGAAAACGCTAACACTATATTAAATGCCCCATGCGTGTAAGGATATATATATTAGTCATTTTAGGACCTACAGACCACCCCTGCCATTTACTAACCTCTTTTGTCCATCTTTTGGCTGTTAACTTGCTGTCTcgcaagctaacgttagcccgCTAGCTAGTTAGCCAACTGCCATGCTACTGTTCCGTTTTCATTGTAGTCGTCTGGCAGGTGTCGGctcggtgccttgctcaagggcacttctaAAGCACACACGAAGCTGTTTACGGACTGGACGCCATCTGCGGCGGTCGAACCCGAAACCGCTCGTGTTGCAAAACAAGTCTGCCTCACCACTAGTTTGGTGGCCTGCAAGCCAGCAGACCGTTTTCAAACAGGCTTGATCCTGTTAACTTCACATCCTCAAATAAACGGCCACTTGTTCATTTAAATATCCATCGGCAGCCAACACCGAACAATTTAGGATGACTGTATTTTATAAACTTCACGTTATTGTTGTCTCGTCCAACAAAATTGTTATGATGTTCTTTTTACTTCGTTTTTGACATATTAACTTTACAAGGTTGATGTTTAAACCCATTTGACTTTAAGTGTACCAGCCGTTGGAACTATTGCTTTGTTAAATAATGTCTTTCCAGCACTTGGTTATTTGGTggtgttgttatttttaattattactaACAAAAGTATTATTTTTCGTGGTAGtgtaaaaacacagcataacTTGGGGTGGCTGGTTTTTATCTGAAAACAACAGCCGGGACTATTTTAACAGCGCAGGGATCGCGGAGGGTTCTCGGGAGTGTTGAGGCACAAAAGCCATGTGCTGCTTTGTTTACAATAACATCCTCGAACAGAGAAATAATCTACCAGGGATGCAGATTTTTTGGCGTACGGTCAAAGTAAGTCGCggtcttttgtgtttgtgcaaggGCTATTTTCTTTTCAACTAGCGTGGAATTAAATATAGACAGTAGTTGTGGTTCTTTCGAGAAGTGGGGGATATTTTCTCTAAAAATGGACACTGAACTGAGCGCGCCTGTTGTGTATTTACATTCTCACCCCTTCGCTATATGCTGCATAACGCCACTTATTTCTGTACAAAACTACGGCATTTTTCCACTCCTGTCGAAGGAATCTGGATGCCTACAGCACATCAGCTGCAGTTAGTGCTTTACTGTAAGCTATAGTGACTCATCGAGATTACAGGATGCCATGTTACTCAACAAAGGGGGTCGTCGCAGGACAACAAATTAGCTCCCAGTCTCTAGGCCCACTGGTGGTgaaattgttgttgttaatcAACACTTTGAGCAGCTAATAAACTTGAAGAGGCTTTTCTGTTAGGATTAATAAATGGAAAGGTAAGATAGATTAACAAAGATTTCTTTATATATAGCTAACATAATGGAGAAACACTCTCCCACATAGTCTATGCTAGATGtggcctgttgttgtttgtttttgggtgtGCTGACttagtgcttttttttcctttcttcatttttttaaacagaaaaatgcaagaGGTTCCTGCAGGAGTTTTACACGGAAGATGACTTTGGGAAGAAAGTGTTCAAATATGGAGCTCAACTTGTGAGTATAAGAACCAAATAGTAAATAGGCTTAGGTCTCAGCTAGTTGCCACAAATAACATGTTCAACCTCAAGCCCTGACTTGAAGGTTGCCAGAGTGATAGATGATATCAACCTATTCTATTAAGAGAGTGAATGAATCACAGGAAACTGGGGTGATCTATGGAGGGACAATGAGTGGCAAGTACCAGTGTCATATTACTTAATTTAAAAAGATGGATCAACCAATTGAGAGATGGCAATTGTAGATTATGCCCTTTGGACAGTCATTTGTTCCTGTTACTTTTCCTCAACCAAGATGGATTTTGGCAAGTGGAATCATTTGATTAAggacatgtttttaaaatattgcaaaGGAATCCTCAGTGATATATGCAATACTTGAAtttataaaatttatttattgatttatttaatttaccAGTTGAATGTTCTTATTTCTTTAGAATTCCAAAAAATAGAATATTGCTAAAATCTgcattttggtttattttggaCTTAAACATGAGAGAAAAGATCTTCCCTTGATAATAAATATTTTGCTCTGTTGCACAAGCTTTATATCACATTGATGCACTTCAGGAGCTTGCCAAGTATTACAGAGAAGTCTGAATGTGTCTTTGTTCTGTTGCTCAGCAGTGTCTGTAGAGACCCAATCCTGTAATTGTTCAATGGCCCAACTAATGGCTCATCTGGGTGTGTACAGGTGGCGCTGGCTCACAGGGAGCAGGTGGGTCTCCACGTGGACCTGGATGATGTGGCTGAAGAAGACCCAGAGTTGGTTGAAAGCATCTGTGAGAATGCCAAGCGCTACACAGGCCTGTTCGCTGATGCCATCCATGAGCTGCTGCCagagtacagagagagagatgtatgtCGGGCACAttgttataattttaatttccacAGATAATGCAGTGTTGTCTATCAAACATTTACTTCATTTAGAATGTCCTCTGTTGTTCAGTGGTCAAGATGCTGATGTTGGATGCAATATatgaattaaaatgttatgaAATCAAGACTAATAATTGTGATGACAGCATTTAACAAAAAACTGGGATTATCATTTCATACATTCATCATTAAGTGGTAGCTGTAAAACATTATGTCATCTGTGTATTtggattctgtttttgtttcttgtatgTCTGAGGACTCCACTATCTGCCCTTTTACCTCTCCTCCCAGTTGTGTATTTTGCCCTCTCTCAAATCATAACCGTTTTAGGTGAAGTTCTCATGGCATGGAAAAATTTATTTGCCTGTAATTTTGGAAATACTGAAATTGAATTATCCCATGGAAACTCAGTGCAAAATCTGAATAAGAATGTTGGCTATGTATCTgcaaagaggggaaaaacaagGTTTATGTACACTCCAAATAAACATACACTTCGGTCAAACTCAGGTTGTGGCCAAGGATTCCCTGGATGTGTACATTGAGCACAGGCTGATGATGGAACAGAGGGGTCGCGACCCAGCCGAGACCCGGGACCCTCGTAACCAGTACCCACCTGAACTCATGAGGAGATTGTAAGTTGAATCTGACTGCCTGTTGTATGCAGCTCTTACAGCTCACTGCTTCAGATACACTATTTTAATACTAATTgtacaatgttttattttctgtaccATTCTGTTGGACTAAAGCATATCTTTATGaaagtgtgtattttttgttaagGTTACACATCACTCTTTTgctaaagaaaataaagattttcttGATCACAAAAGAGTGTGAAATGGTCATGAAGCATTTGACCCCTGACAACTTACTcataaattttgttttccttcacagTGAGATCTACTTTAAATCTCCTACCACCTCTAAACCCAAAGTGGTGCGTGACGTGCGTGCCGACAGCATTGGGCAGCTGGTGGCAGTGAGGGGCATCGTAACTCGCGCCACTGAGGTCAAACCGATGATGGTTGTTGCTACTTATACCTGTGACCAGTGTGGTGCTGAGACATACCAGCCAGTAAGATTACTTAAACTCCTGTAAATAGCAAAGACATTTTTAGGCTGTCTTTGTCTTAAAGTTGTTGTTAAATacataagtttaaaaaaatcacctccTCCGCTTTTTCTTTCAGATCCAGTCCCCATCTTTCATGCCCCTCATCATGTGTCCGAGCCAAGAGTGTGTCACCAACAAATCTGGAGGTCGCCTCTACCTGCAGACCAGAGGCTCCAAATTCATGAAATTCCAGGAGCTTCGTATTCAGGAACATGTATGCAGTCTTAGAATAAGATATCTCCTCAGTGTTGAAGTTGCCATATTTGACAAAAGACATTGTCCTTGCCAGTTGCACTTGCAGCCCTCTTATAAAAGTTGGGCATTGAAGAATGTTTTATTTGGTATGAAAAAGGCTGACACTTCATAGACAGTTGATTTTACCACTTTTAGTAATTCAGGCTCAGTTTGTAATTGTAAGTATATCTGGCATCAGACAAAACATTCAGTCCTTCATTAGGAAGGAATAGGAAGTTTGCATAATTTCATATCTTTCAGGGAATGAAACCGCTTGTCACCACACAAGTTGtgccaaaatgttttgtttcaaatgaaatactACTTACTATTAATTAATCACTTTTCTGTCATCCACAGAGCGACCAGGTGCCCATTGGGAACATTCCAAGGAGTATGACTGTGTACGCCCGCGGAGAAAACACGCGTCTGGCCCAGCCGGGAGATCACGTAGCAATCACAGGAGTCTTCCTGCCTCTGCTGCGCACAGGCTTCAGACAGGCTGTCCAAGTAAGTGGCTGTTAGCTCATGACTGGCCGGTTGCAGGAATTGCTCTCATGGTGCTCTGCATCACCAGTGAAGAGCCCTTTAACTGGCCACTGAACCCAAACTCATCCAGTTCACTGCAGAAAACCCTGACTTCAGACAAATTCTGTTGTGTCAAGTTTAGAATTTTAATTACAACTTTGACCCATAGCACTTTGCTTTCTCTTGGAGTGTTCTAATTGGTTCTGGTCCCTCAAGGGTCTTCTGTCAGAGACTTACTTGGAAGCCCACTGCATCACACTCATGAACAAAACTGAGGATGACGAGCTCGGTGCTGAAGAGCTCAGTGAGGAGGAGCTGCGCAGCATCACAGGTAGGGTCTGAGTGAGTGACTGTTCAACATGAGGGCAGTGAAATTACATAACCTGGTATAGATGCCCACACCTGGCCATGCCATGGCGTACTTTATTCAATTTGTCAGCAAATTACTGTAAGTGATTGTGTCCTCTCTTACAGATGAAGGTTTTTATGAGAAACTAGCAGGCTCTATTGCACCGGAGATCTTTGGACACGAAGATGTGAAGAAggctctgctcctgctgctggtgGGAGGAGTACAGCAGGCCCCAAAGGGCATGAAAATCAGAGGTAAGCACCCtagtagctcacctggtagagcgttTACCACTTGTCACGTCCTTACAGCGGTAACTCGGGTTCGATTCTGAGCCAAGCCCTTTGGTGCATGTCACACTGTCCCCTGCCCTTcgtgtctctctgctgtcactatcgaataaagcagaaatgcaaaagaaGCTAAGCTAAGTGCAGACAGATATCTGAGACttagtttctgtttgtttgtttttgcttttaccAGAGAATGGCAGTTGGGTGCTTTCTTCATCCCAAAGagaatttcagttttcacagcagGAACACACTTGACTCAAACGAATAAACAAAATGCTACAATACCACTAAAAGTATGCTGTCTCTCATGGGACACACTTGGTTTCATATCAGTCATTTTAATTGTGTTGTGCTTCTCCAAACTGTAACTTTATTTATGGAAGTAACAGAAGATTCTTGCTGGCTCTTTCCTCTTCAGGCAACATAAACATCTGCCTGATGGGAGACCCAGGAGTGGCCAAATCTCAGCTGCTGTCATACATTGACCGCCTGGCTCCTCGAAGTGAGTATATTTctgtaaatgcaaataaaccCCCTGTATGTGGTTTAATATTGTATCACATTCTCTTTCCATGGACACAAATGCCAAAACATTGACTAGAAGTGAGCAGAATATCAGTTGTAATACTTGCTGTCTTTTGTTACTTGATAGAGATTGAAACAAAGGATCATCATTACTGTTTGATCCAGGTTGgattaaaactttccttttttgcCCTGTTGTCCTCAGGCCAGTACACAACAGGCCGTGGCTCGTCTGGCGTCGGTCtcactgcagcagtgatgcgCGACCCCCTGACTGGAGAAATGACCCTGGAAGGCGGTGCCTTGGTGTTGGCTGACCTGGGCGTCTGCTGCATTGATGAGTTTGACAAGATGGCCGAGGCCGACCGCACAGCCATCCATGAAGTGATGGAACAGCAGACCATCTCCATCGCCAAGGTACGAGAACCATGGTGGTGTATAAATGCAATCAGACACTGGGCtttcattgaaatgaagtaaaatatcaaaaagaTTTGTAAGATGTCTAGATAACAAGGtgacaagggggaaaaaactgtcaaaacgTTTGTTATGCATTTGAACTGATGATTCCTCATCACACTGTAAATATTTACTGTTCTGACTGCAACATTAGAGTGGCAGCTAGTTGGCTAGAAAATGTAGCCCATTAGTGCAATCGGGGagtcatggattttttttttttttttttaagtcggGTACAGGCAGGTAAAGTTAaggatttaaatattttttaggATAAATCATGGGATGTCTTGAAATTTTGTcagggggattttttttatttaattgagGCGAAGACATATGTAGAACTAGTTGATGTAGTTCAGTAATTCATGCATGGTGGAAGTGGAAAACGCAAGACAGGTTAACACTGTATACCTTTATCCAAACTGGCGGTAAAAGCATTGTTCCATTTGTCACCAAAGCGCATCCGTCCTAATCCCGGTTTCTGTTTCTCCCTAGGCGGGCATCATGACGTCACTCAACGCCCGTTGTTCTATTCTAGCAGCCGCCAACCCCGCCTATGGCCGCTACAACCCCCGGAAGAGCATTGAGCAGAATATTCAGCTTCCTGCCGCTCTGCTCTCCCGTTTCGACCTGCTGTGGCTGATCCAGGATAAACCGGATGCCGACGCTGACCTGCGGCTCGCCCAGCACATCACCTACGTCCACCAGCACTGCCGCCAGCCACCCACACACTTCACCCCGATTGACATGAAGCTCATGAGGTTTGCACTACATTTACTGGATTTTAATcgttatttttttaactgttgtTGAACCAGAATAATCCCAAGGCAGTTCAATGACATTTCCCCTCATGGTGACATATGTAATGGTACGCCTACTGATGGTtacttacctgttgtgtgtcATACCCGATTCCCTCCAGACGTTACATCTCCCTGTGTAA
Encoded here:
- the mcm7 gene encoding DNA replication licensing factor MCM7, which translates into the protein MAPKDYAAEKEKCKRFLQEFYTEDDFGKKVFKYGAQLVALAHREQVGLHVDLDDVAEEDPELVESICENAKRYTGLFADAIHELLPEYRERDVVAKDSLDVYIEHRLMMEQRGRDPAETRDPRNQYPPELMRRFEIYFKSPTTSKPKVVRDVRADSIGQLVAVRGIVTRATEVKPMMVVATYTCDQCGAETYQPIQSPSFMPLIMCPSQECVTNKSGGRLYLQTRGSKFMKFQELRIQEHSDQVPIGNIPRSMTVYARGENTRLAQPGDHVAITGVFLPLLRTGFRQAVQGLLSETYLEAHCITLMNKTEDDELGAEELSEEELRSITDEGFYEKLAGSIAPEIFGHEDVKKALLLLLVGGVQQAPKGMKIRGNINICLMGDPGVAKSQLLSYIDRLAPRSQYTTGRGSSGVGLTAAVMRDPLTGEMTLEGGALVLADLGVCCIDEFDKMAEADRTAIHEVMEQQTISIAKAGIMTSLNARCSILAAANPAYGRYNPRKSIEQNIQLPAALLSRFDLLWLIQDKPDADADLRLAQHITYVHQHCRQPPTHFTPIDMKLMRRYISLCKKRQPVVPESLADYITAAYVEMRKEARVSKDTTFTSARTLLSILRLSTALARLRMVETVEKEDVNEAMRLMEMSKDSLQADKSNTTRTQRPADVIFSLLRELATEGVAGRGGAGGVVRMAEAEQRCISRGFTPAQFQEALEEYEELNVWQINQARTRITFV